A genomic stretch from Lathyrus oleraceus cultivar Zhongwan6 chromosome 2, CAAS_Psat_ZW6_1.0, whole genome shotgun sequence includes:
- the LOC127122711 gene encoding uncharacterized protein LOC127122711: protein MYKKAWKSFKELSKDEKDEWFDKFKEKCTWNVMDEYMIRKNYRGRTSVRLSDMLRRVRLDWEERNIRPNWIGKEVFDELLAYWATDNFKAKSQKAKDMRASERGGCLNATGSISIGEHAKRMTKAQGRPPRLNELFVKTRTKKSGDLVDDRSRRTIEEYQRLLTQFLVENPQYTPVGSNPLDPRVDMYIWSLVTGGKGRNGCFFGVGPLAGSYRTGDRTLFDRVASGEGMSRPTQLTPEMMETVRQLALTEARRETAEREAALKAELEEMKKRQHDMEEQMRQFMQSMSRNQNQRTSEDDEDDDEFDV, encoded by the exons ATGTATAAAAAAGCTTGGAAGTCATTCAAAGAACTTTCCAAGGATGAGAAAGATGAATGGTTTGATAAATTTAAG GAAAAGTGTACGTGGAATGTAATGGATGAATATATGATTAGAAAAAATTATCGGGGAAGAACATCTGTCCGACTTTCTGACATGCTTAGGCGTGTCAGACTTGATTGGGAAGAACGAAATATTCGTCCCAACTGGATAGGCAAGGAAGTATTTGACGAACTTCTTGCCTATTGGGCTACCGATAATTTTAAAGCTAAATCTCAAAAAGCAAAAGACATGAGAGCATCCGAAAGGGGGGGTTGCCTTAATGCTACAGGAAGTATAAGCATTGGAGAACATGCAAAACGGATG ACTAAGGCACAAGGAAGACCCCCCCGACTTAATGAGTTGTTTGTGAAGACCCGTACAAAAAAATCGGGGGATTTGGTTGATGATCGGTCGAGAAGAACTATA GAGGAGTATCAAAGATTGCTCACACAATTTCTAGTTGAAAATCCTCAATATACACCTGTTGGTTCTAATCCGCTTGATCCACGCGTGGATATGTATATTTGGAGCTTAGTCACTGGAGGGAAGGGACGTAATGGGTGTTTTTTTGGTGTTGGTCCTTTGGCTGGCAGCTACAGAACCGGAGATAGAACTTTATTTGATAGAGTTGCAAGTGGGGAAGGAATGTCCCGTCCAACACAATTGACACCTGAAATGATGGAAACGGTGAGGCAACTGGCTCTAACAGAGGCTAGACGAGAGACGGCGGAGCGTGAGGCGGCGTTAAAGGCCGAATTAGAGGAAATGAAAAAAAGACAACACGATATGGAGGAGCAAATGAGACAATTTATGCAGTCCATGAGTAGAAATCAAAATCAAAGAACAAGTGAAGACGATGAAGATGACGACGAATTTGATGTGTAA